The Fulvivirga maritima genome segment GGATTATATGCTTTCAGAGCTCAAGCGCTGCCAACAAGCCAATGGAAATGGATACATAGGCGGAGTGCCGGGAGGCAAGGCAATGTGGCAGGAAATAGCTGCGGGCGAAATACGTGCAGGAGGCTTCAGCCTTAATGATAAATGGGTGCCGTTTTACAATATTCATAAGACATACTCTGGGCTTAGAGATGCCTTTTTTTATACCCATAATGAGCAGGCTAAAGAAATGCTCATCAGCATGACTGATTGGATGCTACAATTAGTCTCTGGCCTGACTGATGATCAAATTCAGGAGTTATTAAAAAGTGAACATGGCGGGTTAAATGAAGTTTTTGCTGATGTGGGCGACATTACTGGTCAGGATAAATATCTGACATTGGCTAAAAAATTCTCTCATAAGCAAATACTTGAGCCTCTTGTAAAGCGGGAAGATCAGCTTACAGGCATGCATGCTAATACGCAGATCCCGAAAGTGATAGGTTTTGAAAGGATAGCTGAGTTATCATCTGATTCTTCATGGGATAAAGCCGCCAGTTTTTTCTGGGATGATGTAGTGAATGAGCGGTCAGTAAGTATTGGTGGCAATAGTTCTTACGAGCATTTTCATCCTAAAGATGATTTTACCCAAATGATACAAGGCACTCAAGGGCCTGAGACCTGTAACACTTATAATATGCTTAAGCTCACTAAAATGCTCTATCAGCAGAGCCCGGTGTGCAGGTATATAAACTACTATGAAAAGGCATTATACAATCATATATTATCTTCTCAAAACCCTAAGAATGGCGGTTTAGTTTACTTTACACAGATGCGTCCTGGTCATTACCGCGTATATTCTCAGCCCCAAACCAGCTTTTGGTGTTGTGTAGGTTCGGGAATAGAAAACCATGCTAAATATGGAGAGATGATCTATGCTCATACCAATGAATCATTAATAGTGAATCTCTTCATACCATCTCAGGTGAAATGGGAGGCAAAAGGAGTGGAGTTGATTCAAAGAAATGATTTCCCAGAAGAAGAGGTGACTCACTTTGAAGTGAAAACTGCTAATGATGAGCCCGTTGAATTTGCCTTATCCATCCGTAATCCGGAATGGACAGATGCCGTAAAAGTGGCTATTAATGGAGAGCTGTATTCTGATTTTGATGCGCAGGATGAATATATACGTATAAACCGATCATGGAAGTCTGGGGATAAGGTAGAGGTAAGTCTGCCTATGGGCTTACACACTGAACAGCTACCTGACGGCCAAAATTATTATGCTTTTGAATACGGTCCAATAGTGCTGGCTGCTAAGACCAGTGAAGAAAATTTAAAAGGCCTTTTTGCTGATG includes the following:
- a CDS encoding glycoside hydrolase family 127 protein; the encoded protein is MKKLLLSLCVAGLICCDPPKHDVTEGSLTYFSLENVQLLESPFLHAQQLDKDYLMQLKPDRLLAPFLREAGLEPKAESYTNWENTGLDGHIGGHYVSALSLMYASTHDEEIGKRLDYMLSELKRCQQANGNGYIGGVPGGKAMWQEIAAGEIRAGGFSLNDKWVPFYNIHKTYSGLRDAFFYTHNEQAKEMLISMTDWMLQLVSGLTDDQIQELLKSEHGGLNEVFADVGDITGQDKYLTLAKKFSHKQILEPLVKREDQLTGMHANTQIPKVIGFERIAELSSDSSWDKAASFFWDDVVNERSVSIGGNSSYEHFHPKDDFTQMIQGTQGPETCNTYNMLKLTKMLYQQSPVCRYINYYEKALYNHILSSQNPKNGGLVYFTQMRPGHYRVYSQPQTSFWCCVGSGIENHAKYGEMIYAHTNESLIVNLFIPSQVKWEAKGVELIQRNDFPEEEVTHFEVKTANDEPVEFALSIRNPEWTDAVKVAINGELYSDFDAQDEYIRINRSWKSGDKVEVSLPMGLHTEQLPDGQNYYAFEYGPIVLAAKTSEENLKGLFADDSRGGHIAGGEIIPLTQVPVVVSSSDQILSKVTKKEPLKFNLEVVQPNGDTSLELIPFYQLHEARYAIYFPQFTQAELTQKQEELAVQEEIMRKLEAITVDKVSSGEQQPESDHFVKQEGTWTGYNYEHHYREGSGWFSYELKNQKNKAQFLQVSYLDVDQNRACNVYVNDQKIGEITSNGEAKSSLQKIEWNLPDGLTKADDFTVKIESQDKLWMMKIVGVRLLSGRGDNM